One Myxococcus xanthus genomic region harbors:
- the asd gene encoding archaetidylserine decarboxylase (Phosphatidylserine decarboxylase is synthesized as a single chain precursor. Generation of the pyruvoyl active site from a Ser is coupled to cleavage of a Gly-Ser bond between the larger (beta) and smaller (alpha chains). It is an integral membrane protein.), which translates to MNDQTFMKLMQVLPKSALSTVVGMATRLPVPAPVHQAAMRAFAKAYNVDMEEAEHSFEHYPTFAQFFTRGLKPGLRPVDAGEKVVVSPVDGRVSQVGYSDYGRCLQAKGIEYTVDELLGDSEAAKPFYGGAWTTIYLSPRDYHRIHAPLGGTITGYAYIPGEFWPVNPASVKNKQSLFCVNERLVTYLDTVAGKCAVVKVGATCVSRIKAAYDEVTTHTGQPGKVHRYGSAMPVEKGGELGRFEMGSTVILLFEPKRVTWDDSLQEEAVVRLGKRIGVIT; encoded by the coding sequence ATGAACGACCAGACTTTCATGAAGTTGATGCAGGTGTTGCCCAAGTCCGCGCTCTCCACCGTGGTGGGGATGGCCACGCGACTGCCCGTGCCCGCGCCGGTGCATCAGGCCGCCATGCGCGCCTTCGCCAAGGCCTACAACGTGGACATGGAGGAGGCCGAGCACTCCTTCGAGCACTACCCGACCTTCGCCCAGTTCTTCACCCGGGGCCTGAAGCCCGGCCTGCGTCCGGTGGACGCGGGGGAGAAGGTGGTGGTGTCCCCGGTGGATGGCCGCGTGTCCCAGGTGGGCTATTCGGATTACGGGCGCTGCCTGCAGGCCAAGGGCATCGAGTACACGGTGGACGAGTTGCTGGGGGATTCCGAGGCCGCCAAGCCCTTCTACGGCGGTGCCTGGACGACCATCTACCTGTCGCCGCGCGACTACCACCGCATCCACGCGCCGCTGGGCGGCACCATCACCGGGTACGCGTACATCCCCGGTGAGTTCTGGCCGGTGAACCCCGCGTCGGTGAAGAACAAGCAGTCCCTGTTCTGCGTGAACGAGCGGCTGGTGACGTACCTGGACACCGTGGCGGGCAAGTGCGCGGTGGTGAAGGTGGGTGCCACCTGCGTGTCGCGCATCAAGGCGGCCTACGACGAGGTGACGACGCACACCGGGCAGCCCGGCAAGGTGCACCGCTACGGCTCGGCCATGCCGGTGGAGAAGGGTGGGGAGCTGGGCCGCTTCGAGATGGGCTCCACCGTCATCCTCCTGTTCGAGCCCAAGCGCGTCACCTGGGACGACAGCCTCCAGGAGGAAGCGGTGGTTCGGCTGGGCAAGCGAATCGGAGTCATCACGTGA
- the hisS gene encoding histidine--tRNA ligase — translation MNDLLPGEIEIWQHVEAQARELFGRFGYGEIRTPMVEDTALFVRSVGEETDIVGKEMYTFNDKADRSLSLRPEGTAPAARAYIEHSIANQEPLTRWFYAGPMFRYERMKTGRYRQFYQIGAEAYGAKEGAQDVEMMDMVVQFLERLGLKDITLNINSLGDEVCRPTYHAKLVEYLQAHREALCGDCQKRMEKNPLRVLDCKNEKCQAIAAAGPNVLESLCEPCRAHFDDVQRKLTALGVRHVVNPRMVRGLDYYTRTVFEFIASHPALGTASTVGAGGRYDKLVKSLGGPDAPAVGFACGLDRLVLLLKESGQQFTVRPDVFVAVADAGSHDAALVLASRLRREGLRVEFDTRGGSLKSQMKRADKSSAEFTLVLGEAERTSGQAKLKPMAGGEPIPVALDEVARVVRERKVVSA, via the coding sequence ATGAACGATCTCCTCCCTGGGGAGATCGAAATCTGGCAGCACGTGGAGGCGCAGGCCCGCGAGCTGTTCGGCCGCTTCGGCTACGGTGAGATCCGCACGCCCATGGTGGAGGACACCGCGCTGTTCGTGCGCAGCGTGGGCGAGGAGACCGACATCGTCGGGAAGGAGATGTACACCTTCAACGACAAGGCGGACCGCAGCCTGTCTCTGCGCCCGGAAGGCACCGCGCCCGCGGCGCGCGCGTACATCGAGCACTCCATCGCCAATCAGGAGCCGCTCACGCGCTGGTTCTATGCGGGGCCCATGTTCCGCTACGAGCGGATGAAGACGGGCCGCTACCGCCAGTTCTATCAAATCGGCGCGGAGGCCTACGGCGCGAAGGAAGGCGCCCAGGACGTCGAGATGATGGACATGGTGGTGCAGTTCCTGGAGCGGCTGGGGCTCAAGGACATCACCCTGAACATCAACTCGCTGGGGGACGAGGTCTGCCGGCCCACGTACCACGCGAAGTTGGTGGAGTACCTCCAGGCCCACCGCGAGGCGCTGTGTGGGGACTGCCAGAAGCGCATGGAGAAGAACCCTCTGCGCGTCCTGGACTGCAAGAACGAGAAGTGCCAGGCCATCGCCGCGGCCGGCCCCAATGTGCTGGAGTCCCTGTGCGAGCCCTGCCGCGCGCACTTCGACGACGTGCAGCGGAAGCTGACGGCGCTGGGCGTCCGGCACGTCGTGAATCCGCGCATGGTGCGTGGGTTGGACTACTACACGCGCACCGTCTTCGAGTTCATTGCCTCGCACCCCGCGCTGGGCACCGCCAGCACCGTGGGCGCCGGTGGCCGCTATGACAAGCTGGTGAAGAGCCTGGGCGGGCCGGACGCGCCCGCGGTGGGCTTCGCCTGTGGCCTGGACCGGCTGGTGCTGCTGCTCAAAGAGAGCGGCCAGCAGTTCACCGTGCGGCCGGACGTCTTCGTCGCGGTGGCGGACGCGGGCTCGCACGATGCTGCCCTGGTGCTGGCCAGCCGCCTGCGCCGGGAGGGACTGCGCGTGGAGTTCGATACCCGCGGAGGCAGCCTCAAGAGCCAGATGAAGCGCGCGGACAAGAGCAGCGCGGAATTCACCCTGGTGCTGGGCGAGGCCGAGCGCACCAGCGGCCAGGCGAAGCTGAAGCCCATGGCCGGAGGCGAGCCCATCCCCGTCGCGCTCGACGAGGTCGCCAGGGTGGTTCGGGAGCGTAAGGTCGTTTCGGCATAG
- a CDS encoding S24 family peptidase — protein sequence MPRDTSSPVVPPALSWVPVHGDSMWPSLRSGDHAGVEPLEGAPRPGDVLLARFDHALVLHRLRRWEAGAVALRGDNSPQDDAPLDPSRVLGRVRRVRRGGVVLEAGWDRGPRWLGRVRVAVKWRLAALLGRGGAR from the coding sequence ATGCCGCGCGACACTTCCAGCCCCGTTGTGCCTCCGGCCCTGAGCTGGGTCCCCGTCCACGGGGACAGCATGTGGCCATCGCTGCGCTCGGGCGACCATGCCGGCGTGGAGCCGCTGGAGGGGGCTCCGCGACCTGGTGACGTCCTGCTGGCGCGCTTCGACCATGCCCTGGTGCTGCACCGGCTGCGGCGGTGGGAGGCCGGGGCGGTGGCGCTGCGAGGCGACAACTCACCCCAGGACGATGCTCCGCTGGATCCGTCACGGGTGCTGGGGCGGGTGCGGCGCGTCCGCCGGGGCGGCGTCGTCCTGGAAGCGGGGTGGGACCGGGGGCCCCGGTGGCTGGGGCGGGTGCGGGTGGCCGTGAAGTGGCGCCTGGCTGCGTTGCTGGGCCGGGGAGGTGCGCGATGA
- a CDS encoding PqqD family protein, which yields MSTDFAADHAPRWREGVSGQRFGSDFIVLDAEGNTLRGLNGTAIEIWELCDGTRTARALVEQVAQRHGWDVEQVLTDTLKFFSELTRLGLIDELEEAR from the coding sequence ATGAGCACGGACTTCGCGGCGGACCATGCGCCGCGCTGGCGCGAGGGCGTCTCCGGCCAGCGCTTCGGTTCGGACTTCATCGTCCTGGATGCCGAGGGCAACACCCTGCGTGGGCTCAACGGAACGGCCATTGAAATCTGGGAGTTGTGCGACGGGACGCGCACGGCGCGGGCCCTGGTGGAGCAGGTGGCTCAGCGTCACGGATGGGACGTGGAGCAGGTGCTGACCGACACGCTCAAGTTCTTCTCGGAGCTGACCCGGCTGGGGCTCATCGACGAGTTGGAGGAGGCGCGGTGA